A segment of the Chitinophagaceae bacterium genome:
TATGGTTATTACAGGAGAAGCAATTACTACCGTTACCCGGCATGGCGAACTTCCTATTACAATACACGCAGAGTAAGATCACCTTATGTATATAACAGGGTACAGCGGGGCGATTACAGAACTACCTATTCAAGACCCGATCAGACAAGAATTGGTTCAGAATCGTTCAGAAAAAAATATCCCAATGCCCCTACTGCCAACGACAGGGTTCCTCAATCCAGACCCAACAGGCCTAATGGAAATAATTCATCAGTTACTAACCCCGGAGGCAGACCGGGTACAAGACCTGAAACAACCAAACCTAACAGACCTTCTACAAGACCCGGCAACACAGTTTCTTCCAAACCAAAGCCACCGGTAACAACAAGGCCTGCACCAAGTGACAACAAAAGACCGGCAGTTACCAGGCCTTCAACAAAGCCCTCTCCTTCTACCAGACCTTCACCGCAAAAAAACAAACCGGTAGAAAAAAAGAAAAGCGAAAGCAGAAGAAATTAAACTCAATACCAGTACCCGCAGCAGCGGGTACTTTTTTTTATAATCATTCCTGTTTTACCTATAACAGCATTGATAACAATCAGTGCCGATTGATTTGTATTAGCTGTAATTTTACCTTCTCATGATTGCTTTCAGAACCTGCCTGCTGTTGATTTGTATCTCTGCCTTTACTTATGGTAATGCGCAAATGCTAAGTTCTTCCAACCTTCCCATCATCAGCATCAATACAAATGGGCAAACCATTGCAGATGAACCAAAGATCAGTGCCGATATGGGAATTATTTATAACGGAAGCAACAGAAACAATATCACTGATGCATTTAATCATTATAACGGAAAGATCGGGATTGAAATAAGAGGACAGTCATCACAGATGTTTCCCATGAAATCGTACAGTATTGAACTGCAGGATGCCACCGGTAATTCAGTTGATAAATCATTGTTTGGTTTACCCAAGGAAAGCGATTGGGTACTGTATGCTCCCTATACTGATAAAACACTGATGCGGAATTTTCTTGCTTACACCATGAGCAGGGAAATGGGACACTGGGCATCTAACTGCCGCTATGTGGAAGTAATTTTAAACGGACAGTATATCGGCATTTATGTGTTCATGGAAAAAATAAAACGTGGAAGCGGCCGTGTGAACATCAGTAAGATTGCAGCAACAGATATTACAGGCGATGCTGTAACAGGCGGTTACCTGTTCAGTATTGATAAGGAAGCCGACGGCTGGTATTCTGATTATACGCCGCCAAACGGCACAGCCAACCAGCAAATAAGGTACAGTTATATATACCCGAAAATAACGGCCATTGTACC
Coding sequences within it:
- a CDS encoding CotH kinase family protein, translating into MIAFRTCLLLICISAFTYGNAQMLSSSNLPIISINTNGQTIADEPKISADMGIIYNGSNRNNITDAFNHYNGKIGIEIRGQSSQMFPMKSYSIELQDATGNSVDKSLFGLPKESDWVLYAPYTDKTLMRNFLAYTMSREMGHWASNCRYVEVILNGQYIGIYVFMEKIKRGSGRVNISKIAATDITGDAVTGGYLFSIDKEADGWYSDYTPPNGTANQQIRYSYIYPKITAIVPQQQSYLVSYVDSFETALYNSTDPKKANEWRKFADEASFIDFFIVNELSRNVDGYRLSSYFYKDRASKNGKIIAGPVWDYDLAFRNANYCNGSDTSGWAYNFNSTCPQDFWLNPFWWKNFMQDKTFQSNLRCRWKQVRATSLSLSRINTLIDSVYTLTEEARQRHFQKWPTLGQYVWPNPQPIAFTYNTEIIYLKEWIAARLGWIDRYLPNEGICYDYPAY